In a single window of the Candidatus Krumholzibacteriia bacterium genome:
- the speD gene encoding adenosylmethionine decarboxylase, whose translation MKTIGRHLIAEYYDCDFHVLDDVDTVRRAMLDAATAVGATVIGEAFHRFEPQGLSGTVVIAESHLSIHTWPENGYVAVDIYTCGGLDPRRGFELLAQRLRAGSSRVQEILRGLPEDFDAEQTIAADDVQVITRTAPLHEYVPAKTETVTPGSTARRQGAAA comes from the coding sequence TTGAAGACCATCGGGCGCCATCTGATCGCCGAGTACTACGACTGCGATTTCCACGTTCTCGACGACGTCGACACGGTGCGCCGCGCCATGCTCGACGCCGCCACCGCCGTCGGTGCGACCGTCATCGGCGAGGCCTTCCACCGTTTCGAGCCGCAGGGTCTGAGCGGCACGGTCGTGATCGCCGAGTCGCACCTGTCGATCCACACCTGGCCGGAGAACGGCTACGTGGCGGTCGACATCTACACCTGTGGTGGTCTCGATCCGCGCCGGGGCTTCGAGCTCCTGGCGCAACGGTTGCGGGCCGGCAGCAGTCGGGTGCAGGAGATCCTGCGGGGCCTGCCCGAGGACTTCGACGCCGAACAGACCATCGCCGCCGACGACGTGCAGGTGATCACCCGCACCGCACCGCTGCACGAGTACGTGCCGGCGAAGACCGAGACGGTGACGCCCGGGAGCACCGCCCGGCGTCAGGGTGCGGCGGCGTGA